The following are from one region of the Ochotona princeps isolate mOchPri1 chromosome 4, mOchPri1.hap1, whole genome shotgun sequence genome:
- the FSHB gene encoding follitropin subunit beta — MPQSLVFSRQGSQPQTSMKSVLFCFLFCCWKAICCSSCELTNITIAVEKAECRFCISVNTTWCAGYCFTKDLVYKDPARLNIQKTCTFKELVYETVRVPGCAKQADSLYTYPVATECHCGKCDSDSTDCTVRGLGPSYCSFSEMKE, encoded by the exons ATGCCTCAGTCTTTAGTTTTCTCCAGACAAGGCAGCCAACCACAG ACCAGCATGAAGTCAGTCCTGTTTTGCTTCCTCTTCTGTTGCTGGAAGGCAATTTGCTGTAGTAGCTGTGAGCTGACCAACATTACCATTGCAGTGGAGAAAGCAGAGTGCCGCTTTTGCATCAGCGTCAACACCACTTGGTGTGCTGGCTATTGTTTCACCAAG GATCTTGTGTATAAGGACCCAGCAAGGCTCAACATCCAGAAGACATGCACGTTCAAGGAGTTGGTATATGAGACAGTGAGGGTGCCTGGCTGTGCTAAGCAAGCTGATTCTCTGTACACATACCCAGTGGCCACTGAATGTCACTGTGGCAAGTGTGACAGTGATAGCACTGACTGCACTGTAAGAGGTCTTGGGCCAAGCTACTGCTCCTTCAGCGAAATGAAAGAGTGA